In a single window of the Nicotiana tomentosiformis chromosome 8, ASM39032v3, whole genome shotgun sequence genome:
- the LOC138897697 gene encoding uncharacterized protein — MEKEVVELAAFRHRDIAILWYEGWERSRGRDAPPANWENFSDAFLDKYLPREIRQDQVNQFLALKQGNMSVREYSLRFVSLARYAPSIVAIMRDRIHRFIAGLAPKLIEACATAALQDSMDISRIQAFTQNIERGRHQLQGTKRTESGHRKRMRFSRSQKQSQGRYRPQYFERPPRPPPPQLQGYRYDCYTQSVPGESLQASSLQ; from the coding sequence aTGGAGAAAGAggtagttgagctagcagcttttcgacaccgagatatagccatcctttggtacgagggatgggaaaggtccaggggacgtgatgcacctccagctaattgggagaatttttcagatgcctttctTGATAAGTACTTACCGCGAGAGATCCGACAAGACCAAGTCAATcaatttctagccctcaagcagggcaatatgagtgttcgagagtatagtcttcGTTTTgtctcattggccagatatgcaccatccatagttgctattatgcgggacaggatccacaggtttatagcagggctGGCCCCAAAGTTgatcgaggcatgtgccaccgctgcattgcaggatagtatggatatctctcgAATTCAGGCATttacccagaatatagaaaggggtaggcatcagCTGCAGGGTACGAAGAGGACCGAGTCAGGGCatcgtaagaggatgagattttccAGGTCTCAGAAGCAGTCTCAGGGTAGGTATAGACCCCAGTACTTcgaacggccacctaggcctccgccacctcagttacagggttacaggtatgactgtTATACTCAGTCAGTACCAGGTGAAAGCCTCCAGGCGTCAAGTTTGCAGTGA